In Senegalia massiliensis, a genomic segment contains:
- the metK gene encoding methionine adenosyltransferase, which produces MRKWLFTSESVTEGHPDKVCDQISDSILDAILKDDPNARVACETTVTTGLVLVSGEITTNTYVDIPKVVRKTVEEIGYTRAKYGFDSETCAVLTSIDEQSPDIAMGVNESLEKRKGENGEELPHTGAGDQGIMFGFACDETEELMPLPISLAHKLAKRLSEVRKNGRLDYLRPDGKTQVTIEYNDDKPVRVDTIVISTQHSSEVDLETIEKDLIEFVIREVVPNELLDDETKYFINPTGRFVIGGPQGDAGLTGRKIIVDTYGGYSRHGGGAFSGKDATKVDRSASYAARYVAKNVVAANLAKKCEVQLAYAIGVAEPVSIMVDTFGTGKIEEEKIEKLIRKHFDLRPAAIIKNLDLRRPIYRQTAAYGHFGRTDIDLPWEKTDKKEILKKEGLNK; this is translated from the coding sequence ATGAGAAAATGGCTTTTTACGTCAGAGTCTGTTACTGAAGGACATCCTGACAAAGTTTGTGATCAGATATCAGATTCAATTTTAGATGCTATATTAAAAGATGATCCAAATGCTAGGGTTGCTTGTGAAACTACTGTAACTACTGGTCTCGTACTTGTATCTGGTGAAATAACTACAAATACTTATGTAGATATTCCAAAAGTAGTTAGAAAAACAGTTGAAGAGATAGGATATACTCGTGCAAAATATGGATTTGACTCTGAAACTTGTGCTGTACTTACTTCTATTGATGAACAATCTCCTGATATTGCTATGGGTGTAAATGAATCTCTTGAAAAGAGAAAAGGAGAAAATGGAGAAGAACTACCTCATACAGGTGCAGGAGATCAAGGTATTATGTTTGGTTTTGCTTGTGATGAAACAGAAGAATTAATGCCACTACCTATTTCACTTGCTCATAAATTAGCTAAAAGACTTTCTGAAGTTAGAAAGAATGGAAGATTAGATTATCTTCGTCCAGATGGAAAAACTCAAGTTACAATAGAATATAATGATGACAAACCTGTAAGAGTAGATACTATAGTTATATCTACTCAACATAGTTCAGAAGTAGACTTAGAAACTATAGAAAAGGATTTAATAGAATTTGTAATAAGAGAAGTAGTGCCAAATGAATTACTAGATGATGAAACTAAATATTTTATTAATCCAACAGGAAGATTTGTAATAGGTGGACCACAAGGTGATGCAGGACTTACTGGAAGAAAGATAATTGTAGACACTTATGGAGGTTATTCTCGTCATGGTGGAGGAGCATTTTCAGGTAAAGATGCTACGAAAGTAGATAGATCGGCATCATATGCTGCAAGATATGTAGCTAAAAATGTAGTAGCAGCAAATCTTGCCAAAAAATGTGAAGTACAACTTGCATATGCAATAGGGGTAGCAGAACCTGTATCTATAATGGTAGATACTTTCGGAACAGGTAAGATAGAAGAAGAAAAAATAGAAAAGTTAATTAGAAAACATTTTGATCTTAGACCTGCAGCTATTATAAAGAATTTAGATTTAAGAAGACCAATATATCGTCAAACGGCAGCATATGGACATTTTGGAAGAACTGATATTGATTTACCTTGGGAAAAAACAGACAAAAAAGAGATATTAAAAAAAGAAGGATTAAATAAGTAA
- a CDS encoding COG2426 family protein translates to MWELIDLLKRELAVIIVGATPIFELRGAIPLGVSMGFTPIQSTILSIIGNILPIPFLLLLLKPIFKFLRRYDKFDRIIEWIENRTLRRSKRMKKYTLLGLYLLVAVPLPTTGAYTGSLAASLFNIRFKFAFPTIVAGVITAGVIMYILSSIGVMVLV, encoded by the coding sequence ATGTGGGAATTAATTGATTTATTAAAAAGGGAACTAGCGGTTATAATAGTTGGTGCTACACCTATATTTGAACTTAGAGGTGCAATACCACTTGGTGTAAGTATGGGGTTTACACCAATTCAAAGTACTATATTATCTATAATAGGTAACATATTACCTATTCCATTTTTACTTTTACTGTTAAAACCAATATTTAAATTTTTAAGAAGGTATGATAAGTTTGATAGGATTATAGAATGGATAGAAAATAGAACTCTTAGAAGAAGTAAAAGAATGAAAAAATATACTTTACTAGGATTATATTTACTTGTGGCAGTACCACTTCCTACTACTGGAGCTTATACTGGTTCTTTAGCAGCATCTTTATTTAATATAAGATTTAAATTTGCATTTCCAACAATTGTAGCTGGTGTAATTACAGCAGGGGTTATAATGTATATATTAAGTTCAATAGGAGTAATGGTACTTGTATAA
- a CDS encoding aspartyl-phosphate phosphatase Spo0E family protein, producing the protein MVVSFIDENKNLKEEIEVLRYRLHQAIMEEKSRREILKLSERLDRMISLYYRKK; encoded by the coding sequence ATGGTAGTATCATTTATAGATGAGAATAAAAATTTGAAAGAAGAAATAGAGGTATTAAGATATAGGCTTCACCAAGCCATAATGGAGGAAAAAAGTAGAAGAGAAATATTAAAATTAAGTGAGAGATTAGACAGAATGATAAGTCTATATTATAGAAAGAAATAA